In Paludibaculum fermentans, the genomic stretch CGGAGCGATCGCGCACTCAGTCGCCAGCCGGCAGAAGGAGTTCGGCATCCGGCTCGCCTTGGGGGCGACTGCCCGTCATCTAGTTGGAGGTGGCATCTTGCGCGCGCTGGCGCCGGTAGGGATGGGTACTCTCGCCGGAGCCATCGCGGCGTTGTTCCTGGCACGGTTCCTGAAGTCGATGCTGTATGGCATCGAGCCTGCCAACCCTTTCGTACTGGGAGGCGCGGCGCTGGTGTTATTGGCTGCTTCGGCGGTTGCCGCGCTGGTTCCTTTGACGCGTACCCTCAGGGTGAAACCTGCCGTAGCCCTCCGGCAGGAATAGCTGCATCACGGCGCGCGGTGGCCAGTCCACCTGAACATGTGGCTGTGTAGGCAACCACACTCCAGCCCCATCGGATGGATGCCACACGGAGCTCTTCCCGGTGCTGGTGCAAATCTCCTACCGATCGATTCGCTCAAATTGGTGGTGCTCGTTGATTGCGGAACAGCAGCAAGAGAAGACGAAGTTTAATTTGACTGCGAACGTAAGATGACCTACAGTTTCTCAAGATAAAGGAACCTGTATGTCCTCTTCATTTAGTCCCCGAATTAGTGTACTGGGTGCTCTGTCCTTTTCGATTGCACTTGGCGGCATCACGACAGCCGCAGTGGCACAGCCCGGCCGTATCCGGGTGATTGAAGAGTCCGCTGGAGCGGGCTACCAGAGCAGGGAGCTTGGTGCGATCGCGGGGGCGGCGCGAATTGCGATGCCGTCGCAAGGCGCGCACCTGCTGGTGCTTACGAGTTCGCGCCGGGTGTGGGCCTGGGGCGACAATGCCTCAGGTCAGTTGGGGACGGGTGATGTGGAGCGGGTCGAGGGCTGGCATCTGGTGGAAGGGCTGGAGGATGTGGTGGCCGTGGCAGCGGGCACGCAGCATTCCGTCGCTTTGAAGCGAGACGGCACGGTGTGGACATGGGGCTGCAACTATGAGGGTCAGTTGGGTGATGGGTCGTTGCTATGCCATGCCCAGCCGCGCATGGTGGAGGGCCTGTCGGAGGTACAGTCCATTGCGGCGGATGGGGCCTTCACGGCGGCGCTGCGGAGCGACGGTTCCGTGGTGGTATTTGGCGCCAACTGGACGGGGATCGCACCCGGTGAGGCCCGCGGCTTGCTGCTGCGTCCGACCCTGGTGCGCGGTCTCCGACTGAAGGAGGAGTTGGCCGTGCAGGCCGGACGCATCGTCGGATTGGAGAAGAGGCCCGAGGGAGCCTCGGTTTGGCCGGGCAGGATCGGACTGGACCGCAGGGTGTTGGTGACGGACGAGGCGATCTCCGTGGAGGAGGGCGGCCGGGCGGTCTTTACCCTGCCGTTGGAAGAGAAAGCGACTGCGTGGGCGGCTGGTTGGGCGTTGGCCTGGATTGAGGGCGGAGCGGAGATGGAGAGCGGCGACGGCGCAGCCGAACAGGCCGCCTCGGGCAGCGGCCAGAAAGCGGCCGCGGGGATAGCGGCGGCGCGTTTGGCGACTGCGGCGTTGACGGGGGGATTGTCGCGCGCGGCCGTGGGTCCGGGTTGGGTCGCGGCCGGACAGTCTCACAGCTTGAAGCTCAATGCCGATGGCACGGTTTGGGCGTGGGGGCGGAACTCGGCCGGGCAACTGGGAGACGGCACCACCGCACAGCGGAGCCGGGCCGTGCAGGTCTATGGACTCACTGGGGTGGTGGCGCTTTCCGGGGGCAGCGGGCATAGCCTTGCGCTGAAGAGCGATGGGACCGTCTGGTCGTGGGGCCAGAACTGGGCGGGCCAGCTTGGTGATGGCACGACCACCACGCGTCTCACTCCGGTGCAGGTGCAGGGGCTGTCGGGAATCACTGCGATCGCCAGCGGCATGGAGCACAACCTGGCCCGGAAGAACGATGGCACGGTTTGGGCCTGGGGCTACAACTCCGACGGGCAGATTGGAGACGGCAGCAACACAAATCGGACTGTACCGGTGCAGGTGCCGGCGATGACGAATGCGGCCGCGGTGGGCGCCGGCTCCTATTTCTCGCTGGTGGTGAAGAGTGACGGCAGCGTGTGGGGCTGGGGCGCCAACCTGCAGGGGCAGTTGGGCGATGGCACGACGACGTCCCGAGTCTCGCCGGTGCAGGCATCTGGAGTATCCGGAGCCACGGCGGTGGCCGGCGGCAGCAGCCATACGCTGGCTCTGAAGAGCAATGGCACCGTCCTGGCCTGGGGTGCGAACTACTCCGGGTCGCTGGGCGACACGACGTCGGCGCAGCGGCTGACGGCGGTTGCGGTGAGCGGCGTGAGTTCTGCTGTCGCCATCGCCGCTGCCCAGAATCACAGTGAGGCGGTGAAAGCCGATGGCACGCTCTGGATCTGGGGCGAGAACCCACAGGGCCAGTTGGGCAACGGCACTGTGTTTGACCAGTTCACTCCCTTTGCAGTGAACGGCCTAAGCGGAGTGGCCGCGGCCGCCACCGGGCGTTACCACACGCTGGCGATGAAGGCGGACGGCAGCATCGTGTCCTGGGGCTTCGACGAGGAAGGCCAGTTGGGCACCGGCGCGACGACTGTCCGGATGTCTGCAATCAGCCCGGCCGGACTGACCAACGTGACGAGAATCGCATTGAACAACACGCATGCCCTGGCGCTGCGCAGCGACGGGTCTGTATGGTCGTGGGGGCAGAATGCCTTTGGGCAGTTGGGGAATGGGTCGAACGGGATTGCGGCTAATGTGCCGGGCGCGATCAGCGGGCTGAGCGGGATCACAGCGGTTGCGGTGGGTTATGCGCATAGCCTCGCACTCAAGAACGATGGAACGGTGTGGGCTTGGGGCCAGAATTGGGGTGGACACCTGGGAGACGGAACGAACACGAACAGGAATGCTCCAGTGCAGGTGGTGGGACTGAGTACGGTGACGGCCATTGCCGCTGGCATCAACCATAGCCTGGCGGTGAAGGCTGATGGCACGGTCTGGGCGATGGGCTACAACGGCAACGGCCAGTTGGGCGACGGCAGCACCACTAACCGCAATACGGCGGTCCAGGTGTCCGGCCTGACGGGGATCGTGGCAGTGGCGGGCGGCAACGCCTCCAGTTACGCGCTGAAGAACGACGGGACGGTGTGGGCGTGGGGCTCGAACGGCCAAGGGCAACTCGGTGACGGTACGAACACGCAACGGACGACCCCTGTGCAGGTGACCGGACTCACCGGCATCGTTGCCATCTCGTCCGACAACAACCACACCCTCGCGCTGAAGAACGACGGTACCGTGTGGGGATGGGGCCAGAACGGCAGCGGCCAACTCGGCGACGGAAGCACCACGAACCGGAAGTCTCCGGTGCAGGTGACCGGGCTCACGAGTGTGGCCGGCATTTCGGCCGGGCAGACGCACTCCCTGGCCGTCCTGACGAATGGGACGTTGTGGGCGTGGGGCTATAACGGCTTCGGGCAACTGGGCGACGGCAGCCTGACGCAGCGGACTGTGCCGGTGCAGATTGCCGGGTTCAGCGGCGTGAGTTCCGTCACTGCAGGAGTGAACCAGAGCATGGCCGTGCTGACGAACGGCACCGTGCTGTCCTGGGGGTCGGTTGGCTGCGGGCAACTCGGGGAAGGGTCCACGCTGCTTTCGGCCGGGGGGGCAGCGGTCCTGAACGCCGCCGCGTCCGATCTGGTGCTTACCAAGACGGCGGCGCGGCCGTTCCGGCTGAGTGCCTATGCGGCATACACGCTTTCGGTCACCAATGCGGGCGGGCTGGCCAGCAGCGGGGTCACTACGTTGACCGATGTGCTGCCGGCGGGCCTGACCTACGTTTCCGCATTCGGGCCGGGCTGGTCATGCGGGGCTTCGGGGCAAACCGTCACCTGCGTTTCTGTGAATCCCGTCTATTCGGGAGTGGGGACCAGTGTCGCGATTCTGGTCGGTGTGAGCCCGTCGGCATCGGCGACGCTCAGCAATACCGCGACCCTGGTGAATGCCTCCGATTCAAATACGGCAAACAATACTTCCACCACGGTGACGAATGTGACCCCGCAGTTGCCGGGCACGGGTTTGATCGCGGCCGGCCGCAATGCGGGTTTCCGGGTCAACGGCAGCGGCGCAATTTTCTCCTGGGGCGACAACTCCAGCGCCCAGTTGGGCGACGGAACACAGGCAGGCCGCTCTACGCCGATGCAGGTGCTGGGGAATCTCAGCGGTGTGATCGCGATGGCGAGCGGTTCGGGCCACGCGCTGGCGCTGAAGAGTGACGGGACGGTGTGGGGGTGGGGCAACAACGGGTCCGGTCAACTGGGTGACGCCAGCAACGCCCTGCGGTACCTGCCGGTGCAGGCGAGCGGGCTGACCAATGTGATCAGCATCTCGGCCGGCGAGCAGTTCAGCATGGCGCTGAAGTCCGACGGGACAGTCTGGTGCTGGGGATCCAACAGCAACGGGCAACTCGGCGACGGCACCACGACTTCGCGCAATACACCGGTGCAGGTAACCGGCCTCACCGGAGTGGTGGGGATCTCGGCCGGAAACTACTTCGCGCTGGCGGTGAAGAGCGACGGAACCGTGCTGAGCTGGGGCTATAACAACGCAGGGCAGCTGGGCGACGGAGGGACGACTTCTCGCAGTACGGCGTTGCCGGTGAGCGGGCTTTCCGGGGCGATCGCCGTCTCGGCGGGCGGCAGCCACTCCCTGGCCCTGATGGGCGACGGCAGTGTCCGCGGGTGGGGCCAGAACTGGGGTGGCCACCTCGGCGATGGGACCACCACGCAACGCCTCACACCCGTGCAGGCGCTTGGCCTCAATGGCGTGATCGTCCTGGTTTCAGGCCGCGATCACAATCTGGCGCTGAGGAGCGACGGAACGGTTTGGGGTTGGGGATCGGCCAACGACGGCCAACTCGGCAACAACAACATGCAGAATGTGACGACACCCACCTTGATTGCGAGCGCCGGGCCGGCCGCCGGCCTGGCCGCGGGTGATCTTCACAGCCTGATTCTGCGCACGGACGGCAGCGTGTACTCCATGGGGTATAACGGCCTGGGGCAGTTGGGCAACGGTGCGGCTTTGCTGCGCGCGGCACCCGGCTCGGCCGGCGGGCTGACCGGTATTGTTTCCGCCTCCGTCAGCGTCAGTTTTGGGATTGCATCCAGGAACGACGGGACGGTGTGGACGTGGGGCCGCAACTTCAACGGGCAGTTGGGCAATGGCGCCATGGGCTGGGGCACGGGCGTGCCGGCCCAGGTGGCCGGCCTGGCCGGGTTCACGGCGGTGGCGGCGGGCGATGGCCATGCGCTGGCTTTGAAGAGCGACGGAACCGTCTGGGCCTGGGGCCAGAATTACTATGGGCAGTTGGGTGATGGCACCACCACCACGCGCGGGACGCCGGCCCAGGTGACCGGACTGACGAGCATAGTCGCGGTGGCGGCCGGCCAGGGCTTCAGTCTCGCTCTGAGAAACGATGGAGCCGTGTGGGCATGGGGCCTGAATAACAACGGCCAGTTGGGTGACGGAACTACCACCAACCGGTCGACGCCTTACCAGGCGTTCTCGAGCGCGATAGCTATCTCCGCGGGCACAAGCCATTCCCTCGTCGTGAAGAGCGACGGGACTGCCTGGGCTTGGGGCTGGAATGGAAACGGGCAATTGGGTGACGGGACGACGGCGAACCGCACCAATCCGATCCAGGTGCCCGGCCTGACGGGCATGTCGAAGATCTCAGCGGGCAACTCCTCCAGCGCCGCTTTGAAATCCGATGGGACGGTGTGGACGTGGGGATGGAACGGCAACGGGCAGTTGGGCGACGGGACGACGACGAGCCACACCAGCCCGGTCCAGGTATCCGGACTGACCTCAGTGACGGCCCTGAGCGCGGGCACCAATCACGTGGCCGCGCTCCGGAACGACGGCACGCTCTGGGCCTGGGGCTTCAATCTGTACGGCCAATTGGGCGACGGGACGACCGTCAACCGCACGGTTCCGGTCCAGGTGAACGGTTTCAGCGGGGTGGCCGCAGTGGCCGCGGGCGGCTTTGAGACGCTCGCAATCAAGACAGACACATCGCTCTGGAGTTGGGGCTCCTTCAGCTACGGGCAACTGGGGAATGGAGCGACCCTCACCGTTTTCGCTCCCACGGCGATCGCCGCCGTGCCGCCGCCGGACTTGGCCTTGAGCAATACGGCCAGCATCCAGTTCGCGGTGGGCGCCAAGGCGTCCTATCTATTCTCCGTGACGAATGTTGGCGGATCCGCGACCAGCGGAACAATTACGCTTTCAGACACTCTGCCGGCGGGGCTGAGTTATGCGTCCGCATCGGGCGCAGGCTGGAGTTGCTCCGCGAACGGACAGACGGTGACCTGCACCAGCGGCACTGTGATCTACCCCAACTTCAGCAGCAACCTCTCGATCCAGGTGAACGTGGCGCAGGCCGCGTATCCGTCCGTTTCGAACACGGCTAGCGTCGCCCTGGCGGCCGACGTGAATGCGGTAAACAACTCCTCGACGGTGGTGAAGCCGGTCAGCCAGCAGGCCAGTGCGCAGTCTCACATGCTCATCGCCATGGGTGTCGGACACACTCTGCGTGTCGCGCCCAATGGCACGGTGTGGGCATGGGGCTATAACGGCATGGGCCAGTTGGGGGACGGCACACTCATTCAGAGGAACGGGCCAGCGCCGGTGCCCGGCCTGACGGGCATCACGGATGTGGCCGCCGGCAACTATCACAGCCTGGCGTTGAAGTCCGATGGCACGGTCTGGACATGGGGCTATAACGCCAAAGGCCAACTGGGCGATGGGACTTCGGCCAACCGGGGTACCGCCCAGCAGGTCGCGGGTTTGAGCGGAGTGGTCGCCATTGCGGCCGGTCCGTCCGCGAGCATGGCGCTGAAGTCTGACGGTACGGTGTGGACATGGGGCTACAACAATGCCGGCCAGTTAGGCGACGGGACGATGATAGATCGCCCCACGCCGGTTCAGGTGACGGGACTTGTAGGAGCCGCCGCGATCGCCATGGGCAATCAAGGCGGGCTTGCGGCGCGGGCGGACGGTTCCGTCTGGGCTTGGGGTTCCAATAGCTACGGACAGTTGGGTGACGGCACAACCGCCGCCAGGCTGACGCCCGCGGCCGTGAAGAATGCCAGCAATGTCACTTCCGTCGGCAGCGGGCTCTATCACTACCTCGCCCTACGTTCGGACGGGACGGTCCTGGCGTGGGGCTACAACGGTTACGGCCAATTGGGGGATGGCTCCACGGCGAACCGCTCCCTGCCTGGCCAGGTGGCGGGCCTGTCGAATGTGGCGCAGGTAGGTGCCGCACGGTATAGCACCTTCGCCCTGCTGAAGGACGGAACGCTAGTGGCTTGGGGTGACAACTCGAGCGGACAGCTCGGAGATGGGACCATGACGGAGCGGCATACGCCCGTCGCGGTGAGCGGCTTGACCGGGGTGACCGGTATCGCCGCGATCTGTCTGTCCTCCTACGGGAACGCAATCGCCATCAAGGCCGACGGAAGTTCATGGGCCTGGGGCTCCAATACCAACGGACAGTTAGGGAATGGACTGCTGTTGTTCCGCCCCTGGCCTGGGGTGGTGAGCGGACTCAACGGAGTCTCGTCCGCGTCGGGACGAGAGAATCATTTCCTGGCGCTGCGAACTGACGCTACGGTCAGGGCGTGGGGCAACAACAGCAATGGGGAACTGGGTGACGGCACCTGGATTGCGCGGGCTACCCCAGTGACGGTATCCGGATTGTCCGGCGTGAAGCAGGTATCCGCAGGGATGTCCCACAGTGTGGTCCTGAAGAATGACGGGACCGTCTGGACCTGGGGCTACAACGGCTCCGGCGAGTTGGGTGACGGCAGCACGAATGATCGGGCGGTCCCCGCGCAGGTGGCCGGCCTGAGCGGCGTCGCCTCCGTGGCGGCCGGCATGGAGCACAGTGTGGCGGTGCTCGCCAATGGCACTGTCTGGACCTGGGGCTACAACAATCAAGGGCAGCTCGGCGACGGAACCACCAACACTCGCTCACTGCCGGTACAAGTGCCCGGGCTCACGGGTGTGGCGCGTGTTGCTGGCGGCGACCTCTTTACCCTGGCGCTCAAGACTGACGGAACCGTGTGGGCCTGGGGCGACAATTCCGTGGGGGCCCTGGGAGACGGCACCACCACGGTGCGAATGTCGCCGATACAGGTGCCCGGTCTCAGCGGGATCCAGGCCATTACGACCGGCTACCGCCACAGCACTGCTCTGGGCTCGGATGGCAGCGTTTGGGTCTGGGGCAACAACGACTCTTCCGGGATGGGCGATGGGACCACCGCCGCGCACCTGAGCCCGACAAAGCTCCCGGGGCTGACGGGCATCGTCGCAATCTCAGGCGGCGGGCAGCACACCCTGGCGCTCAAGAACGACGGCACCGTCTGGGCTTGGGGGCGGAATGTCTCCGGGCAGTTGGGTGACGGCACCACCTTCAACCGGGCGACGCCCGTACCCGTGGCCATGCTGACAGGCGTTGCCGCCGTCTCAGCGGGCGGCGAGAACAGCGTCGCCATCCTGGGTGACGGCACGGTGCTCGCTTGGGGCACAGAGGACTCGGGCAAGTCGGGCGACGGGCAGTCCAGCCTGGCCATCGTCCCGGTCCAGTCGCTGCCCAACGGTTACGCCGACCTGACCATTTCGATGACGGACGGCGGCGCACTTACCATCGGTGCGCAGGCCACCTACACCCTGACAGTCACCAACATTGGGCAGAATGCCAGCAGTGGGGTGATCACCGTGACGGATCCTCTGCCGGCTGGCCTGAGCTATCTCAGCGCAACCGGCTCGGGCTGGAGTTGTTCGGCCGTGGGACAGTTGGTCACCTGCACCAACCCCAACTCACTGGCTCCCGGTGCCGCTTCCGTCATCTCTCTCAATGCGACGGTGCTGGCGGCTGCCTATCCGGCCGTGAGCAACATTGCCGCACTCTCCAATGCCAGCGATCTCAATCTGGCGAACAACACCACGGGCGATCCCCTGAGTGTCAGCGGCACAGCGGCAGTGAGCATCACACCCGCGTCCGGCAGCGGCGCGCAGCAGGTGTTCCAGGCTGTCTATAGCGGCGCCCAGGGATACCAGAAGATTCGCTGGGTACAACTTCTGTTCGCGGTGGCCCCCAATGGTGGCGGACAGGCCTTCTGCTTCCTCCACTATGACGTGCAAGGCAACGCCTTCTGGCTCTACTCCGATGTCTTCGGCTTCTTCGTAGGGCCGGTGACGCCCGGAGTCGCCTCGAGCGCATTGCAGGGTTCGCATTGCGCTCTCAACACAGCCGGCTCCAATGTCTCCGGTAATGGCGCGAACCTGACCCTGAACATGGCCGTGGTCTTCAAAGCCGCGGCGGTCCGCAACGTCTACATGCGTGCGATGGACATGACGGACTTCGATACGGGCACCGTGCAGCGCGGTACCTGGACGCAGGTGGCCGCCCCGCTTTCCAATCTGACGGTGAGCCCGGCCAGCGGAAACGGAGCAAGTCCGACGTTCACCCTCACCTTCCCAGACCCGCCCGGCTTCACCGGCTCGGCTCTCGGTTGGGAGGAGTTCCTGGTCGCCGCGGCAACGGACGGCGGCGGGCAGCCCTTCTGCTTCGTGCACTACGACCGGGCGGGCAACGGGTTGTGGATGTACTCTTCCGACGTCGGCTTCTTCCTGGGGCCGGTGGCGCCCGGAGCGAGCTCGAATGCGTTGAGTAGCTCGGCGTGTTCCGTCAACACCGCCGGAACTACATACCAGAACGTCAGTGGCAACCTGCTTCTGAATGTTCCATTAACCCTGAAGGCACCCATGAGCGGCACCAAACAGATGTATTTGCGGACCATGGATGCGCTCAGCCGTGACACCGGCTGGCAGCAGAAAGGAGCGTGGACGATTCCATAGCCACGGCTCACCGCAATGAGGGCCGCGCCGGTTACAGGGGGCCGGCGCGGCCAGCAACCTGGCCGAAGTTCTCGACGCCTGCGGATCGAAGCCGGATTCATCCGCCTGAGCATCGCGTGTGCAAACAAAGTGCCCGGCATCGTGGCTGGCGCGGTCGTTCCAGTCCTTCCTCCTCCATTCCGCGACCACGCGCAAATCGGTTGGTGCCCGCATGCTACGATCTTCTTGCGCCGGTGAGCCTGGACTGCTGATTGCGGCGTGGCCAGGACTATGCGGATCACTCATTTCCTGACGATTGACGGCGATGACACGGCGATGGTTGCCCGCTTGGAAGGCCTGGGGCTGGACCTCTCCGATGCCGGGTCTCGAATTCGTCTGCGCTTCTTCCAGGTGGCCGAGGATGATGTGCGCTGGCATGAGGTATCGCGGTTGCTGGCGGAGCTCGAGGCGAACCAGCACTTCGTCGGCCGGCGGATTGAGACATCCTTCACCAGGCAGGAACTGGCTGCTGCGGACTTCCTCGCCTTGGCCAACTGCTGGACGAGTGGATACCCTGAGCCTTCCGATCTCACCGCGGTCCCCGGCCTGCGTTGTTTGCCCTTCGAACTCGTGAACTACGACTTCGCCGACCGGTGTATCGCCTGCGGCATGGGTTCCCGGCAGAAGGCGCCGTTCCGGATGAAGAAAGAGCCGGCCTGGGGCCGCAGGTCGATTCTCAAGCTGAACTGGGTGCCGGATGAGGTGTTTGTCCGGAGGGATTGTTGGGAGGCCGTCTTCCGCCCTTTCGGAGTCGAGTGCGATCCAGTGTTGCACCATCAATCCGGCGCGGTGCTGGAAACAGTGGTCCAGCTGAGATTGGAAAAGACGGCCAGCCTGCATAGGGAGGGCGTAACGCCCATCATCTGCACGAGGTGTGGCCGCCATAAGTACGCGCCGAATCAGCGAGGCCCGTTTCCGGCTGTCCTCGGCGCAGGGCCGGAGATGACCAAGACCCAAGAGTATTTCGGGCATGACGGAACGGCCTACAACGAGATCCTGGTGACTGCGGCACTTTTCGAAAGCATCCGGTCGGCCGGCTTGAGAGGCGCCGAGTTTCGTCCTTGCGCCAGCCAGGGGAACGCGCGCCCTGCCTCCTCCGGGACGCCATTCCCTGGCTGAAGCCGCGCGGGCGGCTAGAACGACCAGCGGACGGTCACCCGCCCGGAACGCGGCGCTCCGGGCTTCACGTAGAGGTTGTCGTAGGAGCCCGTGAAGTAGCGCGTGTTGGTCAGGTTGTAGGCATTGAACTGAATGCCGAAGTGCCCCACCCGGTAGGACAGCGAGCCTTCCAGTAGCCCGTAGCCCGGCAGGTGGAACGTATTGAAGAGGTCGCCCGACTGGTCCCCGTAACGCCGGCCGCCCAGGCCGATGCCCAGGCCCTTGGCCCAGCCGCGCTGGATCTCGTAGCGCGTCCAAAGATTGAAAGCATGCCGCGGTGCGTTCTGCGTGGGCGTGCCAACAGGAATCGTGTTGTCCTCAGTGACCTTCGCGTTGTTAAAGGCGTAAGCCGTGGTGAGGCTCCAGCCGCCGCGCAGCAGGAAGGTGCTCTCCGCCTCCACGCCCCGGCTGCGCTGTTGGCCGGTGACGATGGAGAAGTTGGGGTGGCCGAGGTCGGCCGTGAGCACATTGCCGCGCCGCAGGTCGTAGAGGGCGAGTGTAGACATCAGCCGGCCATTCAGCAGGCTGGACTTCAGGCCGCCTTCCCATTGACGGCCCTTCTCCGGCGGAGCGAATGTCCCGTTCTCAGCGCCTGCCTCATAAACGCGGCCGGACTGCGGCAGGAAGGAACGGCTATAGCTGCCGTACAAGGCAAGGCCGGGCAGTAGCTGATAGTTCGCGCCGATGCGCGGAGTGAAGGTGGAACTGCTGTGGCCGGGGTCCGGCAGGTCGCGGTTGGAGGTGAAGTTCATGCGTCCTCCGGCGGTCACCGTGAGCCGTTGGCCCAGGCGCAGGTGGTCCTGGAAGTAGAGGCCCGTGAACTGCATTAGCGTATGGCCGGCGTAAGCGGGGATCAATGCGGACGTCTTCGACTGTCCATAGACTGGCCGGAACAGATCGATGGGCGTGTACTGTGACATGTCGCTGAAGTCGATGGATTCGCCGCTGAAGACGGTGGGGTTGCGGAAGTAGTCCACGCCCACCACCACTTCGTGACGGATGGCCCCGGTGTGGAAGACTCCATCCGCGGAGGTGTCGATCGCGTAGTTCTTCCAGTTCTGGTCGTAGCTGAGCGGGTAGCGGTATAGAGTGCGTTCGTCCACGTCCATAAAGCCGGGATAGAGCAGGTTCTTCCAGATCTGGCGGTAGGCGGCGACACGCCCGTTCTGGCGGACCCGGAAGCCTTCGCGGAACTGATGCGTGAACTCCCAGCCGAGCTGGCGGTTGTCCTCGTGCACTGAATTGTCGTCGTTGCCGGTCTCGCCGACATAGCGGCTGACGGGGATTTCGCCGTTGATGTTCGGCAGGACAGTGCCCTGGGCGGGCAGCGGGAAGGCGTGGCGGCCGTTGTCCTGCTGGTAGCGGCCCAGCAGTGTCAGCGAGGTGGCCGGGGTGATGCGCCATGTGACCGAGGGCGCGACATAGGCGCGGTGCAGGCGGGCGTAGTCGACAAATGAATCCTGCCGGCGGTCCAGGGCAAAGACGCGGCCGTACAGCGTGCGTGACCGGTTCAGCGAGCCGCCGAAGTCCACGCTGGGGCTGTTGAAGGCGAAGGATCCGCCAGTGTATTCCAGGTTGAGGAATGCATCGGACTTGGGCCGTTTGCTGCGCAGGTTTACCAGTCCGCCCAGCACGCCCTGGCCGTAGAGGGCGGAAGACGGGCCCTTCATGACTTCCACGGTCTCCAGGCCGCCGATCTCGTCGGCCGTGCCGTTGCCGCCGCGCAGGCCGTCGAGATAGGTGGTGAACGACGAGTCGAAACCGCGAATGCGGTAGTAATCCCAGCCATCGTAGTAGCCGCCGGGCATGATGCCGGCGACATTCCTCAAGGCGTCGTCGAGTCTGACGGCACCCTGGTCGTCGAGCACCTTGCGTGTCACCACTGTGATGCTCTGTGGGATCTCCAGGAGGGGCAAGTCGAGCTTGGCGCCGGAGTTGGTCTCCTCGGCAATGTAGTCGATCTGCGCGACAACCGAGACACTGCTGTGGACGTCTTCGGGGCGCAGGGTGAAGTCGGCCTGGGCGGTGGAGTCCGCCGCCAGGGTCACCGCGCGTTCCGTCGTGGCGAAGCGCGCCGATGAGACGCGGACGGGGAGCGTGCCCATGGGGAGCGCCAGCGTGTAGGCGCCATTGACTCCCGTTCGGGTCTCCACGCGGAAGGCTCCGCAGGAGACAGAGACGGTGGCTCCGGCCAGGGCTGCGCCGGAGGTGTCGGAGACCGTGCCCGAGAGAGTTGCCTCGAACTTCTGCGAGGCCAGGGTGCATGCGGGTGTAGCGGCGGTCTGGTGTTGCTGGGCGGGCGGTTGGGCCGCCAGTGGGATGAGAACGGTAAGTAGAGCTATCAGGTTACGCATCGGCGATCATGGACCTTTCCATTTGCAAAAAAGCGGTTTTCAGGCGACCGGGGCCTCGGATTTTGCGGCGGCGGAGCGCAGGCGCTTCCAGCGGCGTCCGAGGTAGCGGTTCCAATACATCAGCGCTCCGGTGACGGCGAGCGCGGGCAGGCTGAGTCCCAGCAGGGCCCAGAGCGTCTTGATGCCCTGGCCCCAATTCACGCCGAAGTGCAGCGGCGACAGCCAGAACACAAAGGTGCTGCCCAGCGTGGGATTCACGCCGCTGTGCCACACCGCGAGCTGCCGGCCGCTCTCCGGGTGGAAGTAAACATAGTCCATCCGGGTGAAGTCGTTGCGGCGGCCGCGCGACAGGAAGACGGTGATGGGATGGTTGGCGTCCTCGCCCAGGTAGACGCCGGCGAGGCGGCCGGCCGGGAAGTTCCGGACGGCCTGTCCCAGCACGGCCGAGAGATCGGCGGAGCGGCGCTGTGCCTTGATGTGGATCTCCGGTTCGCGC encodes the following:
- a CDS encoding TonB-dependent siderophore receptor; translation: MRNLIALLTVLIPLAAQPPAQQHQTAATPACTLASQKFEATLSGTVSDTSGAALAGATVSVSCGAFRVETRTGVNGAYTLALPMGTLPVRVSSARFATTERAVTLAADSTAQADFTLRPEDVHSSVSVVAQIDYIAEETNSGAKLDLPLLEIPQSITVVTRKVLDDQGAVRLDDALRNVAGIMPGGYYDGWDYYRIRGFDSSFTTYLDGLRGGNGTADEIGGLETVEVMKGPSSALYGQGVLGGLVNLRSKRPKSDAFLNLEYTGGSFAFNSPSVDFGGSLNRSRTLYGRVFALDRRQDSFVDYARLHRAYVAPSVTWRITPATSLTLLGRYQQDNGRHAFPLPAQGTVLPNINGEIPVSRYVGETGNDDNSVHEDNRQLGWEFTHQFREGFRVRQNGRVAAYRQIWKNLLYPGFMDVDERTLYRYPLSYDQNWKNYAIDTSADGVFHTGAIRHEVVVGVDYFRNPTVFSGESIDFSDMSQYTPIDLFRPVYGQSKTSALIPAYAGHTLMQFTGLYFQDHLRLGQRLTVTAGGRMNFTSNRDLPDPGHSSSTFTPRIGANYQLLPGLALYGSYSRSFLPQSGRVYEAGAENGTFAPPEKGRQWEGGLKSSLLNGRLMSTLALYDLRRGNVLTADLGHPNFSIVTGQQRSRGVEAESTFLLRGGWSLTTAYAFNNAKVTEDNTIPVGTPTQNAPRHAFNLWTRYEIQRGWAKGLGIGLGGRRYGDQSGDLFNTFHLPGYGLLEGSLSYRVGHFGIQFNAYNLTNTRYFTGSYDNLYVKPGAPRSGRVTVRWSF